A portion of the Lolium rigidum isolate FL_2022 chromosome 1, APGP_CSIRO_Lrig_0.1, whole genome shotgun sequence genome contains these proteins:
- the LOC124654091 gene encoding DNA-directed RNA polymerase II subunit RPB1-like, translated as MSVLEIDSTDGLSDPKLGATVNHKRQSRCATCDAGPADCPGHFGHLVLAKPIFHIGFMRTVLAVLRCVCISCSRLLANQGIVTKALRIRNSKNRLKYMSEACKGHTECLEDDCPETQNKKDVDSTKIKSGCGHVQPIIRVEGMGIKAEYKAPKRNLGCTEQLPEAVEQRQSLSPEKVMEILKLISDGDCLLLGLNPRYARPEWMILQVLPIPPPSVRPSVVMSNSMRSEDDLTHQLAMIIRQNKDLRMKIQNGCAAHIINESVQILQFLVATYFNNELSGQPKSTQLSGRPIKSICCRLKSKEGRVRGNLMGKRVDFSARTVITPDPNISIDELGVPWSIALNLTFPETVTPYNIERLKQLVEYGAYPPPCKTGAKFIVRDDGRRFDLRYLRKSSDQHLEVGFKVERHLADGDYVVFNRQPSLHKMSIMGHRVKIMPYSTFRLNLSVTTPYNADFDGDEMNMHVPQSFETRAEVLELMMVPKCIVSPQSNRPVMGIVQDTLLGCFKISRRDTFIEKDVFMNILMWWEDFDGKIPTPAILKPKLMWTGKQVFSLIIPRQINLIRFSAWHSEVEIGFNTPGDTVVRIEKGHLLSGTLCKRTLGTSTGSLVHAIWAEIGPDAASKFLSNTQWLVNYWLLQNGFSIGIGDSIVDMATMEKITDIISKAKNGVKDLIQLSRDRQLGAEPGQTVLEAFENRVNQVLNKARDDAASCAQRSLSDSNNLKAMVAAGSKGSFINIAQMTACVGQQNVVGKRIPFGFTNRTLPHFLKDDYGPESRGFVENSYILGLTPQEFFFHAMGGREGLIDTAVKTSETGYIQRRLVKAMEDVMVKYDGTVRNSLGHIIQFLYGEDGMDAVSIESQKLESLKMKKTEFDSTFQYELHDDNWNPGYLLQQHATDLRDIPEIREVFDSEVQIIEADRYLLASEIAKDGENTWPMPVNLKRIIWNAQKTFKIDVNKPSLDLHPMEIVEAVDKLQARLRVVDGVDPISIEAQKNATLLFNILLRSTLASKRVLKEYGLTRDAFQWVIGEIETRFHQSLVSPGEMVGCVAAQSIGEPTTQMTLNTFHYAGVSAKNVTLGVPRLIEIINVAKSIKTPSLSVYLKPEVNKKKELAKNVQCALEYTSLQSVTRATELWYDPDPTDTVIEEDAELVKSFCEMPDDDIDLETVSPWLLRIELDREMMIDKKLSIINIVDKIKYEFGTDLTCIYSDDNADKLILRVRMVKHEKEVPREGDDFAQDELFLKQIESFILAKMSLCGIPEISKVFIKSGKITKFNRKEGFITDVEWMLDTEGVNLLQVLCNEDVDASRTTSNHLIEVIEVLGIEAARRTLLHELREVISFDGSYVNYRHLAILCDLMTHKGYLMAITRHGINKNDTGPLMRCSFEETAMILLDAAAYAETDPVGGVSENIMLGQLAPVGTGACELYLNTGMLQQAMDTDLPSYTNGLGDAMKGTYSQLSEETPYLSSPSLLSPYESSPFGDTRFSPYISGLTSSPFRTTNQYRPVPPSYSPITLPYSTFNSTPNSYNPISPVYNHVSPVYNPVSPVYNSASSVHGSMSPVHGFMTPRYAPASPVYDSASPYRPTSPMPYSASPYYSPTTPVYSPSSPVYSPYSLVYSSHDPSVASYSPTSPLYSPTAPSYSPMSPQYTPSSPSYSPNSADSNPASQIYSPTSPHYSPTSPDYSLAHDTEYSPTSPRYSPTSPGYSLAHDTDYSPTSPGYSPTSPGYSPNVQN; from the exons ATGTCTGTGCTGGAAATCGACTCCACAGATGGCCTGTCAGATCCAAAACTAGGCGCCACTGTTAACCACAAGAGACAGTCTCGATGCGCAACATGTGATGCAGGTCCAGCTGACTGTCCTGGCCACTTTGGCCACCTTGTGCTCGCCAAGCCCATCTTTCACATTGGCTTCATGCGGACTGTGCTAGCAGTGCTCCGATGCGTCTGCATCAGTTGCTCTAGGCTCCTTGCCAACCAG GGCATAGTGACGAAAGCTCTGAGAATTAGAAATTCGAAAAATAGGTTAAAATATATGTCTGAAGCTTGCAAAGGACATACTGAATGTCTTGAGGATGATTGTCCTGAGACTCAGAATAAGAAGGATGTAGATAGTACAAAGATAAAAAGTGGCTGTGGTCATGTACAGCCAATCATCAGAGTTGAAGGCATGGGCATTAAAGCTGAATATAAAGCTCCGAAGAGGAATTTGGGATGCACTGAGCAACTTCCTGAAGCTGTGGAACAGAGACAGAGCCTTTCTCCAGAGAAG GTTATGGAAATCCTCAAACTTATAAGTGACGGCGATTGCCTTCTATTAGGCTTGAATCCAAGGTATGCTCGTCCTGAATGGATGATACTGCAAGTGCTTCCTATTCCTCCACCATCAGTTAGACCTTCTGTTGTCATGAGCAATTCCATGAGGAGTGAG GATGATCTGACACATCAGCTTGCGATGATTATTAGGCAGAACAAAGATTTGAGAATGAAAATACAAAATGGATGTGCAGCCCACATAATCAATGAGTCTGTGCAGATCTTGCAGTTTCTGGTTGCGACTTACTTCAACAATGAACTCTCGGGTCAACCAAAG TCTACACAGCTTTCCGGACGGCCTATCAAGTCTATATGCTGCCGACTTAAATCTAAAGAAGGTCGTGTTCGAGGGAACCTGATGGGTAAACGTGTTGACTTCTCAGCTCGGACCGTCATCACACCAGATCCGAACATTAGCATAGATGAGCTGGGGGTGCCCTGGAGTATAGCTTTGAACTTAACATTCCCAGAGACAGTTACTCCATATAATATCGAGAG ACTCAAGCAACTTGTAGAGTATGGGGCCTATCCTCCCCCTTGCAAGACTGGAGCCAAGTTCATAGTAAGGGATGACGGGAGGAGGTTTGATCTCAGATACCTGAGGAAAAGCAGTGACCAGCATTTAGAAGTTGGTTTCAAG GTTGAGAGGCACTTGGCTGATGGAGACTATGTTGTTTTTAATCGACAACCTAGTCTCCACAAAATGTCCATCATGGGGCATCGTGTTAAAATTATGCCTTATTCAACCTTCCGGTTGAACTTGTCAGTTACTACACCATATAATGCAGATTTTGACGGTGATGAAATGAACATGCATGTTCCTCAGTCATTTGAAACCAGAGCAGAGGTTCTGGAACTGATGATGGTTCCAAAATGCATTGTTTCTCCACAATCTAATCGGCCCGTTATGGGGATTGTCCAGGATACACTCCTTGGATGTTTCAAAATTTCCAGAAGAGATACATTCATTGAAAAG GACGTGTTTATGAATATCTTGATGTGGTGGGAAGACTTTGATGGGAAGATCCCTACGCCTGCCATATTGAAACCAAAGCTGATGTGGACTGGGAAGCAAGTTTTCAGCTTGATCATTCCAAGGCAGATTAATCTTATAAGGTTTTCAGCTTGGCACTCAGAAGTGGAGATTGGATTCAATACTCCTGGGGACACTGTTGTTAGGATAGAGAAGGGACATCTTCTATCTGGTACTCTCTGCAAAAGAACTCTTGGAACCTCAACTGGAAGTTTAGTCCATGCCATATG GGCGGAGATTGGACCGGATGCTGCTAGCAAGTTTTTAAGTAATACGCAATGGCTTGTGAACTATTGGCTTTTACAGAATGGCTTTAGTATTGGAATTGGTGACAGCATTGTTGACATGGCAACAATGGAAAAAATTACTGATATAATTTCAAAAGCAAAGAATGGGGTGAAGGACCTTATCCAACTTTCACGTGACCGACAGTTAGGGGCTGAGCCAGGGCAAACTGTGCTGGAAGCGTTTGAAAATAGAGTAAATCAG GTATTGAACAAGGCCCGTGATGATGCAGCGAGTTGTGCTCAGAGGAGCTTATCTGATAGCAATAATCTAAAGGCAATGGTCGCTGCTGGCTCTAAGGGAAGTTTCATTAATATTGCACAAATGACTGCTTGTGTTGGTCAGCAGAATGTTGTGGGCAAGCGCATTCCATTTGGCTTCACTAATCGAACACTGCCTCACTTCCTAAAAGATGATTATGGACCTGAAAGCCGTGGTTTTGTGGAGAATTCATATATTCTTGGTCTAACACCCCAGGAATTCTTCTTTCATGCTATGGGTGGTAGAGAAGGTCTCATTGACACTGCAGTTAAGACATCTGAAACTGGATATATTCAGCGTCGTCTTGTCAAGGCTATGGAGGATGTCATGGTCAAATATGACGGTACAGTTAGGAACTCACTGGGCCACATAATTCAGTTCTTGTATGGTGAAGATGGGATGGATGCTGTATCTATTGAGTCACAAAAACTGGAGTCTCTGAAGATGAAAAAGACTGAGTTTGACAGCACTTTCCAGTATGAGTTGCATGATGACAACTGGAACCCAGGTTACTTGCTTCAGCAACATGCTACGGACTTGAGAGACATTCCTGAAATCAGGGAGGTGTTTGATTCCGAGGTCCAAATAATAGAAGCTGACCGCTACCTGCTCGCGAGCGAGATTGCTAAAGATGGCGAAAATACATGGCCGATGCCAGTGAATTTAAAAAGGATCATATGGAATGCTCAGAAGACATTTAAGATTGATGTGAATAAGCCCTCCCTCGATTTGCACCCAATGGAGATTGTTGAAGCTGTGGATAAGCTGCAAGCCAGACTACGAGTTGTTGATGGTGTCGATCCAATAAGCATCGAGGCTCAAAAGAATGCTACCTTGCTGTTCAATATCCTACTTCGCAGCACGCTAGCTAGCAAGAGAGTCTTGAAAGAGTATGGGCTTACCAGGGACGCTTTCCAGTGGGTTATTGGGGAAATAGAAACCCGTTTTCATCAGTCCTTGGTATCTCCAGGTGAAATGGTTGGTTGTGTGGCTGCACAATCCATTGGTGAACCTACAACCCAAATGACACTGAACACGTTCCATTATGCCGGTGTCAGTGCTAAGAATGTCACTCTAGGTGTTCCCAGGCTGATAGAAATCATTAATGTTGCAAAGAGCATAAAAACTCCTTCATTGTCTGTTTACCTGAAACCTGAGGTGAACAAGAAGAAAGAACTGGCTAAGAACGTTCAGTGTGCTTTGGAATACACCTCTCTGCAGAGTGTGACCCGTGCTACCGAGCTATGGTATGACCCTGATCCTACAGATACTGTTATTGAAGAAGATGCTGAACTTGTCAAGTCATTCTGTGAAATGCCTGATGATGACATTGACCTGGAGACAGTGTCCCCTTGGTTGCTTCGAATTGAACTGGATCGTGAGATGATGATTGACAAGAAGTTGAGCATCATTAACattgtggataagatcaaatatgAGTTCGGCACTGACCTAACATGCATCTACTCTGATGATAATGCCGACAAGCTTATCCTTAGAGTGCGCATGGTTAAGCATGAAAAGGAAGTTCCAAGAGAAGGTGATGATTTTGCTCAGGATGAGCTCTTCCTCAAACAGATAGAGAGCTTTATATTGGCAAAGATGTCTCTCTGCGGCATACCTGAGATATCCAAGGTGTTTATCAAGTCTGGAAAGATCACCAAGTTCAATCGAAAGGAAGGGTTCATAACAGATGTGGAGTGGATGCTTGACACGGAAGGGGTTAATCTCTTGCAAGTACTGtgcaatgaagatgttgatgcgtCGAGAACGACTAGCAACCATCTGATTGAAGTAATAGAAGTGCTTGGAATTGAGGCTGCTCGCCGAACATTGTTGCATGAGTTGCGGGAAGTCATCTCCTTTGATGGATCTTATGTGAACTATCGTCATTTGGCAATTCTCTGCGACTTAATGACACACAAAGGTTATTTGATGGCCATCACCAGGCATGGCATCAACAAGAATGACACAGGGCCCCTTATGAGATGCTCATTTGAGGAAACTGCTATGATCTTACTAGATGCTGCTGCATATGCCGAAACTGATCCAGTTGGAGGTGTCTCTGAGAACATTATGCTGGGTCAGCTGGCACCGGTTGGCACAGGGGCCTGTGAGTTGTATCTGAACACTGGGATGTTGCAGCAGGCCATGGACACTGATCTCCCAAGCTACACTAATGGTCTAGGTGATGCCATGAAGGGCACATATTCGCAGCTCTCTGAAGAAACTCCTTATCTGTCATCACCGAGTTTGCTAAGCCCATATGAATCTTCACCATTTGGAGATACTCGGTTTTCACCCTATATCAGTGGACTTACTTCCTCGCCATTCAGAACAACAAATCAATACCGTCCAGTCCCACCAAGTTACAGTCCAATAACTCTACCATACTCCACCTTCAACTCTACACCCAATTCTTATAATCCCATCTCACCGGTGTACAATCATGTATCGCCAGTCTACAATCCCGTGTCACCGGTATACAATTCTGCCTCTTCGGTCCATG GTTCCATGTCACCGGTGCACGGTTTCATGACACCTCGATATGCTCCTGCTTCTCCAGTTTATGATTCCGCATCACCTTACAGGCCTACGTCGCCCATGCCCTATTCGGCTTCACCTTATTACAGCCCTACCACCCCTGTATATAGCCCTTCTTCACCTGTTTACAGTCCATATTCATTGGTGTACAGTTCTCATGATCCCTCCGTGGCATCCTATAGCCCGACTTCCCCTCTGTACAGTCCAACTGCACCTAGTTACTCTCCTATGTCACCCCAGTATACCCCAAGCTCGCCAAGTTACTCTCCTAACTCTGCTGACAGCAACCCAGCTTCCCAGATTTACAGCCCTACTTCTCCCCATTACTCCCCCACTTCACCCGATTACTCCTTGGCTCATGACACAGAGTACAGCCCGACTTCTCCCCGATACTCTCCCACGTCACCCGGTTACTCCCTGGCTCATGACACAGACTACAGCCCCACCTCTCCTGGTTATAGCCCGACTTCACCAGGCTACAGTCCCAATGTGCAGAATTAG